The Lathyrus oleraceus cultivar Zhongwan6 chromosome 5, CAAS_Psat_ZW6_1.0, whole genome shotgun sequence genome includes the window TTTTTGAATGTGTTGAAAGTCATGCCATTATTTGTAAGAAGATATTCCCAACTGGTTGGACCTGTGACATGCGATAACAACAGTCGCAAGTAAAACTTATCTCCCTCCGAAGGTGATACCGTATAGATTCTCCCGATAACTTTTCTTGTTGATCGCCTACGATGCCATTCCATATCCCGCTTGTTCCAACAATAATGCTCTCGAATCTCTCTATACAGATACTTTAATTTCTTGCTTGTGGATCTCGTAGATTTAATGTAAATAATTGTGTGAGCATTGTTTTGGAGTTGCGTTCATTATTTAACACATCTGCAATTTGCTGATGATCATAAAAGCGCACTTGATGGCGGTTCGACAAGTGGATCTGCAATCTTTCAACCGAAGGATATAATCGGTAAAGAGTGAATCGAAATATTTTCCATAATGCCTCAGGAGCACAAATCCATCTTGCATCAACATATTGCTGAACTTCATCCATGTATGATCCTTTATGAACCTCCATAGCCACACAATCAGGGCCCTTGTACACATATTTGTATAGATACTTGATACTTTTAATGCTACTGCAAATCTCTACATTGATGTGACAGTCATACTTTAACAGTAACCAAGGGTTATAAGGAACCACCCATCTATTATCGACAGACCTATCTTTACCTAATGATACAGACTCATCAAACCTTCTCCTATACTCGGGATATGAGTCAGTGCCTTGACGTGTTTCATCCAAGAATTGTTTGGGATACCTTTTTTTACAATGTCCGTCTTTCATACATGGAGAGTTTCGGTTGATTATGCCGTAAGGTCCGTGGATCATATGTCTTACAACAGCTTCATGCAACTGTGGTTCACATTCTAATTTAGGTATTTCTGCTCTTACCATAATATCATAATCTTTTGGGTCATGCAACTTATCGTTACTTTCTAAGACCAACAACATATGCACATGCGGCAGTCCTCGCTTTTGAAATTCAGTGACATACATGTAGCTTTTAACTTTACCCAAGACTCCTTTATTAATAACATCGTCCTTCAATTTCTCAAATTTCGAACGAAATATTCTTGTTAGCAAATCTGGACGATCTTGTGGTGTTTGCAAAGGCAAAAGTTCTGATGTTATCTCACTCCAAGAAGGATTACATGTCATTGTTAGAAAAATATCTGGTTTACCGCCATTAAGAACAATAGCCATGCCATCTTCATAACATTGTGTCATGTCTCGACGACCGCCAATAAATGATGATGGCAATATTGTTCTTTTTCCAATGTTTTCTACGATGATTCATGAAATGCATTAGTATTAGAATATATGAATTATTAGCATTAGAAGTACAACTAATTATTAATCTAAAACTGTATATTTATGCTATATGAATTTGTACCTGCATTAGTTTCACCAACATGCAAAGCATTATGTAAACCTTGGTACAATTCAGAACGTATATCACTTTGGTGCTCTTTAATCCGCCTTAATCTCCctgattcaattttgacataaTTGTCTATAACATATTGTTGCAACAGTCGACTCGCATTTAACAACATTGATTGATCATTTGGGCGAATCTACAGTTGATTGAAAAAAATGTCGGTGTTAAATGTAAAGTTTTTTAAACAACACTTAGCTAAGTTGATTATCTACTAAAATTAATCCAAATTTACCTGAAGCATGTAACTGTAATATGCTCGACATGACACTCTTTGTCCATTGCAATTTGTTGTGTTGATGTCCCAACCATGCGTCCCAAATGGAAACAATACAGGGTATTGCAAAGGATCATAATATCCCTTTGTCTCTTGAACTTTCTTGAGATTTCCATCACAACGAATGACATTAATATCCCTTCCATAATCCATAGAATCTACATCACATCCAACAATAATTGCTGCAACTTGTTCAGCAGTTGGAAGATTGTATTGATGGTGATTACTTGGACACTCCTTAAGTATGAGGCTACATTCACTGATATTTGGAAGTATTGAAAGTTGCTTGAACCTAATTATAAAAGGATTAAACTGATGGAGCATTTTCTGTAATTTGTGAACTACATTTTGGTGCAACTGTGGATTTTCGTGCATTCTATTATGTAGCTCATTATCGGTGTCGTAGATGTATAGTTG containing:
- the LOC127081419 gene encoding uncharacterized protein LOC127081419 yields the protein MDVDEALEDAVISYVNMDARENGALSCCPQAEGKHFRQHIRSYNHVFSFTSIGVHVDENILAFGRGIYIFRAQGAFYHNIGGFYPNEGVRPRILQLYIYDTDNELHNRMHENPQLHQNVVHKLQKMLHQFNPFIIRFKQLSILPNISECSLILKECPSNHHQYNLPTAEQVAAIIVGCDVDSMDYGRDINVIRCDGNLKKVQETKGYYDPLQYPVLFPFGTHGWDINTTNCNGQRVSCRAYYSYMLQIRPNDQSMLLNASRLLQQYVIDNYVKIESGRLRRIKEHQSDIRSELYQGLHNALHVGETNAENIGKRTILPSSFIGGRRDMTQCYEDGMAIVLNGGKPDIFLTMTCNPSWSEITSELLPLQTPQDRPDLLTRIFRSKFEKLKDDVINKGVLGKVKSYMYVTEFQKRGLPHVHMLLVLESNDKLHDPKDYDIMVRAEIPKLECEPQLHEAVVRHMIHGPYGIINRNSPCMKDGHCKKRYPKQFLDETRQGTDSYPEYRRRFDESVSLGKDRSVDNRWVVPYNPWLLLKYDCHINVEICSSIKSIKYLYKYVYKGPDCVAMEVHKGSYMDEVQQYVDARWICAPEALWKIFRFTLYRLYPSVERLQIHLSNRHQVRFYDHQQIADVLNNERNSKTMLTQLFTLNLRDPQARN